DNA from Lagenorhynchus albirostris chromosome 3, mLagAlb1.1, whole genome shotgun sequence:
CCTGCAATTCTACGTGGCAGGAGCAACTGCATTGCTCTGCTACCCCCAAGCAGCTAGAAGACACTATCCTCTCCACCTTACCTACAATAGTCCTTTACACAATTTTTACTGTGGACTCTGTACTTGTCATTTATAACACACACTTCAGAATCAGAATGAATGCAAGTGTTTATTCTGTTATCTCCATTTGAACCTAAGTGCTAAGAGAGCAAGGATCATATCTTACTTGCCTACTATTCAATACTCAGACCCAGTGCTAAGAAAGGAGTAGAACGTCTAaacaatttgttgaatgaataagtttttaaaagaacaaatactaaCTTTGACTTCTGGTCTGGTGTGTGTTTGCATCTGCTCAAACCAAAGTTCCATGTTACTGATGTCAAAGTTaaacaggcagggcttccctggtggcgcagtggttgacagtccgcctgccgattcaggggacacgggttcgtgccccggtccaggaagatcccacatgccgcggagcggctgggcccgggagccacggccgctgagcctgcgcgtccggagcctgtgctccgcaatgggagaggccacaacagtgagaggtccgcgtacggcaaaaaaaaaaaaaaaaaaaaaaaaaaaaaaaaaaagttaaacaggcAAGGAAGACTTATCCAAGATTACTGCAATTGAGAAGAGGGGCCAGGACTCTGAGCTCAACTcaccagaaaataacaaaaagctTATGAGATTTTAAGAGTAGGGAGGCTCTTAGGCCAATTCTGTTTACTAATTTACCTTAcccaaagaaaaagtaaaattttctcgTAGCTTCGTGGCAGAAGGTAGTTTTACAAATTGAAACAAGATGCCTGCCTAAGTTAGGCTCCTACCCTTCCAAAGAGACTGGGGAATAGGGATATCTTCTTTGTTGACATTTTTCAAAAGGATGGCTCCTTGTTCCTTAAGAAAGACAGCCCTGGGTGGTAACACCggcaagaatttttttaaagatttatatttcaaaaatgcaGAGAATCAATGTACAGTTTCAAGTTTTCTAACGTAAATGCCCTAAGAAAAGACAGGTCAACGACCTAGAGGCAGGAAGAAACCTGTCTAAAATTTGTACCTGAGCTGAGGGAAACGTCAAGTCGGTCTTAATAAATGATTAGCTGTGTTTCTGCAGTTCTGCACCAACGAACTCAAATTACGAGCTTCCAATCTCTCATGGTTTCTTCATGCAAAGAGCTGCTGCACACTTTAAACACCTTTTTTTTGCTTACTTTCTTACTTGTGAGCCAACCACGGATCTCTTCCCCGCGCCTCTGGCAGGGCGCGTGCGCAGATGGTCTTGCGCGCCTGACGTCACGGAACGCGCCAGCCCCGGCATGTTAGCAACCGAAAGCGTCCCTGGTAGCAGTGGCTGCTGAGATGTACGAACTTCCGGTTATCCCGGCAGCTGCAGCCGCTGACGCTTCTGCCACCTGCTGTGGCCGGGTCTTAGCCCGGGATTTGGCCACCCTTCGTTCTTCACTGCGCCCATGGTCCCACCTGGAGCCAGGGCGGCGGGCCCGGCAGCTCCCACGTGGTGAGAGGGCGGTCCGGGGAAAATGAAGGCGACGCACTGTAGCTGCTGCCTCAGCCACCTGCTTGCCTCCGCCCTCCTGCTGTTGCTACTGCTGCCTGAGTTGAGAGGGCCCTTGGAGGTACTGCTGCAGGCGGCCGAGGCCGTGCCGGATCCCATGCCTCCGGACCGTGGGCCGCGAACCCTCCCACCTCTGCCGTCCGGCCCCACAGCTGCCCAGTCCCCGGGCCGTGCTCCGGCCGAAGCCGAGGGACAACGGGGCGCCGAGGGCGTCAATAGCAGCACTCCCAGTGCGGGGCTTGCAGCCGAAGACCCAGGCGGGAAAGCGGGGGAAGAAGGCCCGGTGGGTGGCGTCCTCGCTGTGAGCCCCAACCCCGGCGACAGGCCCATGACCCAACGAGCCCTGACCGTGTTGATGGTGGTGAGTGGCGCGGTGCTGGTGTACTTCGTCGTCAGAACGGTCAGGTGAGGCGAAGCCTCGATGAGCCTCCCTCGCAGGCCTGAAATGGGCTATCTTTTGACCTGGCGTtgccctcttcccacccccagtaTCATGGGTGCCTGCCTGAGTGAAAGACTGTGAGGATGAATGTCTTAAAAGCCTGTGGTACCTTTGGGAGTATTTAAACCACCAGTACTTGCTCCCTTTCATTTATAAGTTATAAATTAGTACCAAACCTCTAAATCAATCTTTATTTGAGTAAATTAATACTAATGCAGAATGACCTTATTATATGGGTACTTTAtcttataaaatgtaaaagaagaaaagttcttTTAgcagtagtttcttttttttttacatctttattggagtataattgctttacaatggtgtgttagtttctgctttataacaaagtgaatcagttatacatatacatatgttcccatatctcttccctcttgcgtctccctccctcccaccctccctagcccacccctctaggtggtcacaaagcaccaagctgatctcactgtgctatgcggctgcttcccactagctattttacatttggtagtgtatatatgtccatgcaactctctcactttgtcacagcttacctttccccctccccatatcctcaaatccattctctagtaggtctctgtctattcctgtcttacccctaggttcttcatgacgtttttttttttagattccatatatatgtgttagcatatggtatttgtctctttctgacttacttcactctgtatgactgactctaggtccatccacctcactacaaataactcaatttcgtttctttttatgactgagtaatattccattgtatatatgtgccacatcttctttatccattcatctgtcgatggacatggaggttgtttccatctcctggctattgtaaatagagctgcaatgaacattttggtacatgactctttttgaattatggttttctcagggtatatgcccactagtgggattgctgggtcatatggtagttctatttgtagttttttaaggaacctccatactgttctccatagtggctgtaccaattcacattcccaccagcagtgcaagagtgttacattttctccacaccctctccagcatttattgtttctagattttttgatgatggccattctgaccggtgtgagatgatatctcactgtagttttgatttgcatttctctaatgattaaggatgttgagcattctttcatgtgtttgttggcactctgtatatcttctttggagaaatgtctatttaggtcttctgcccattttgggattgggttgtttgtttttctgttgttgaactgcatgagctgcttgtaaattttggagattaatcctttgtcagttgcttcattagcaactattatctcccattctgagggttgtcttttcgtcttgtttatggtttcctttgctgtgcaaaagctttgaagtttcattacgtcccatatttttatttttgtttttatttccatttctctaggaggtgggtcaaaaaggatcttgctgtggtttatgtcatagagtgttctgcctatgttttcctctaagagtttgatagtttctggccttacatttaggtctttaatccattttgagcttatttttgtgtatggtgttagggagtgatctaatctcatacttttacatgtacctgtccagttttcccagaccacttattgaagaggctgtcttttctccactgtatattcctgcctcctttatcaaagataaggtgaccatatgtgcgtgggtttatctctgggctttctatcctgttccattgatctgtatttctacttttgtgccaacaccatactgtcttgattactgtagctttgtagtacagtctgaagtcagggagcctgattcctccagctccatttttccttctcaagattgctttggctattcgcggtcttttgtgtttccatacaaattgtgaaattttttgttctagtgctgtgaaaaatgccagtggtagtttgatagggattgcattgaatctgtagattgctttgggtagtagagtcattttcacaatgttgattcttccaatccaagaacatggtatatctctccatctatttgtatcatctttaatttctttcatcagtgtcttataattttctgcatacaggtcttttgtctccttaggtaggtttattcctagatattttattctttttgttgcaatggtgaatgggagtcttttcttgatttcacattcagatttttcattattagtgtataggaatgccagagatttctgtgcattaattttgtatcctgctaatttaccaaattcattgattagctctagtagttctctggtagcatctttaggattctctatgtatagtatcatgtcatctgcaaacagtgacaactttacttcttcttttccaatttggattccttttatttccttttcttctctgattgctgtggctaaaacttccaaaactatgttgaataagagtggtgagagggggcaaccttgtcttgttcctgatcttactggaaatgctttcagtttttcagcactgaggacgatgttggctgtgggtttgtcatatatggcctttattatgttgaggaaagtttctctatgcctactttctgcagggtttttatcataaattggtgttgaattttgttgaaagctttct
Protein-coding regions in this window:
- the FAM174A gene encoding membrane protein FAM174A isoform X1, whose product is MKATHCSCCLSHLLASALLLLLLLPELRGPLEVLLQAAEAVPDPMPPDRGPRTLPPLPSGPTAAQSPGRAPAEAEGQRGAEGVNSSTPSAGLAAEDPGGKAGEEGPVGGVLAVSPNPGDRPMTQRALTVLMVVSGAVLVYFVVRTVRMRRRNRKTRRYGVLDTNIENMELTPLEQDDEDDDNTLFDVNHPRR